The Paenibacillus amylolyticus genome contains the following window.
GAATGACTTACGAAGCGAAGTGAATCTTCTGATCATGAACAATTTAATCGTATTTAGAGAAGAGTACTTTTTTGACTCTTTCTCCCCGCCCATTTAAGCGGACAAAAGAAGAGCCGTTTACAATGATGCATCACTATATTTTGTTGAAATCGCTTATGTATAGAAATTATTTTTGCGTGGAGGCCTCAACTGAACAATGGTTGTCGAGCGGCGTAATGAATTTCGCAATGTATTCGAAGAAATGTTACATCAACAGGAGGCGGATACACCTCATCTGGCATCGAAAAAGCCGCCTACAGGCGACCTTTTGAGCAAGAATACGATTTTCAACTTGAGGACGCTGGATTATATAAGTCTGCATCATGTTCGGAGATCCAATCAATTTGCTTGTATCCACGGCCAGCCATCGTTTGCTGCCGCACATCCAGAACCTCTAATTTCGGTGCCTGCCAAGGCGTTTTTTTCGTTTCCAGCGGTCGTCTCCTCCTTTCTACAAAACTGGAACCAAAATGCGAGCACCCTTATATGACTTGCGCAATACAATTTTCGAAGATACATTATGTATCTTTACGGGAATCATAAGACACAATACGTATCTAAGTAAACAAATATTTCATCCCTTTCCTTCTATAAATATCTGCAAAATTCAATCCGATTGCTTTCATCCTTACTAATAGAAATAGATATATTACCCTTTAACAGCGCCTGCAGTCATACCGTCTATGAAATATTTCTGAAAAGCAATGAACAGTATGAAAATTGGAACGATGGAGAAGAAGGAGCCCACGATCAATAGGTCATAGTTATTGCCATAAGGAGTTAACAACGTCTTCAAACCGATTGGAAGTGTATATTTACTCTGATCTCCGAGCACCATGAATGGCCACAATAGATTATTCCAGCTATTCATACCATTCAAAATAGCCATTGCTGCAAAGGATGGCTTCATAATCGGCATAATTAATCTGAAATAAATCGCATACTCGTTTGCGCCATCAACCCGGCCAGATTGAATAATCTCTTTGGGTATGCTTCGTAGATATTGCCTGAAGAAAAATATGGTCGCAGCATTGGCTATACCGGGCAGAATGATTGCCGAATAGCTATTCACCATTCCCAAATCATTAATTAGGCTGTACAAGGGAACCAGCAGTATTTCGAAAGGCACCATCATAATGAGCAAAACACATATAAAGAGGAAGTTCTTACCTTTAAAATGATAGGCTGCAAAACCATATGCAACAAATGCGCTTACAAAAAGTGTTAAAACCACTTGAACGATGGTTAAAATCATACTATTCCAAAACCACACAAAATAATCATGTTCTCCAGTAAACAGAAAGATGAAATTATCAAAACTCATGATTTCAAAATCCAAACTTAGGTTAAGACCATATCTAACTAAGGATTCACCTGGTTTAAAGGAAGATAGGGCCACTGCGTAGAATGGGATCATAATTATAACGAATAGTATAATGAATAAACCAATAATGACTATTCTAGAGATGAAATCACTTCTCGTCTGACTTCTGCCCACTTTAATCCTCCTCCTTTTTGAACATTCCACTAAATTTCAACTGTGTTAAATTGATAACCATAGCAATGACTAACAGAATGATACCAACTGCAGCTGCGTAACCCAGCTTATTCTGCTCAATCCCTTGTCTATACAGATATCCTACAATGGTTAAACCAATATTTTGGGGTGATTTGTTACCGTTGAACATCATCAGACTCTCGGTAAACATGGCTAAACCTGCATAAACACTAATTGTGGTAACATATACCGTGGTCGGCTTCAATAATGGCATTGTGATCATTCTAAACTTCTGCCAAGCAGATGCACCGTCAATTGAAGCAGCCTCATAATATTCATTGTCAATGCTTTTCAAACCCGATAGATAGTAAAGCATATTAACGCCTGTCCATCTCCAACATGCGAGGATTAACAGTGCTGCCATACTCCAATTTCCGTCTTTCAAAAATTTAATAGGCGCTACACCAAACAGACCCAGGAAACTGTTCATTAATGAACCTTCCATTTCACCGAATGTCAGGCGGAAAATGGTACCCGCAACTGCGACAGATGTCAATGCAGGGAGAAAGAACGAAGATTTGAAAAACTCTCTTCCCATCATTAACTTACTGTTGATCATAACGGCGAATAACATGGGAAAGGGAATTAACAACACTAAGGTTCCTAACATGTACACAACGCTATTTCTAATCGATATCAAAAACACTTTATCTGTAAGCAATTTCGAATAATTTGCTTCACCAATCCATTTAGGCTCCTGCCCCAACATCCTATCTTGAAAACTCATTATGAATGAATTTACAAGCGGAAAAACCAGAACATCAAAAATATAAGTATAAATGGCAATACAAAAACATAAGGTGCAACTTTTTGAGAGTATACAAATTTCTTTATCATATTCTCAATCTCCCTTGACTATGGTTAAACCTGCCGACACCACTATACCTGCCGACAGGTATAATCAATCATTTACTTATTATATTTATTTCAATTCTTGTTCAATGGCTGCTTGTGCTTCATCCAACGCTTCCTTCACGTCTTGGCCATCTTCAAAGATGGCATTCAAAGTAACCGTATTGAATATATTGCCGATGGTTGGTGAAGCTTTAACGGACTTTATCGCTTGAATTTCGTCCTTAATTTCATTTAAAGTATCAAATGCATTTGTTTTAAAGTATTGGACGTATTCATTTTCAGGGTTTTTCGTAACTGCATCATCTTTCCATACTTCCATGTTGATTGGGTCAAATCCAAGTGTATTCCAGATCTCAGTCGTAGCTTCTTTCGAAAGCTTAGCAAAGGCCACAAATTCTTTTGCCAACTGAACGTCTTTACCATTCTTGGTAACAACAGTGCCAGTACCGCCCAAGCCAACGGAACGAGGATTACCTTCTTCGAATACAGGCAATGGAGCTATTGCATACTTACCTTTAAGGTCTTTCATTTCGTTTACAAAGCGGGACATGTACCACTCAGGCATTAATGCACTTGCGTAGTTGCCTTTGTTATATTCGCCTTTTGCTTCTTCTGTGTCGGGTTGTCCGCCAGGGATCGTATGAATAACATTGTTCTTCTGCAGATCGACTAACATTTCAAGCGCTTTAATCATTTCAGGCGAGTTCACTTTTGGAGTACCATTTTCATCTGTAAAATCAGCATTTTGTTGAGCTAGTAGCAGCGATGCTTGGAACGAAGCTGATGTATCAGCAGTACCTAAGTACTTGCCAGTCTTTTCGTAAACCTGGATACCTGCTTGTTTGTAATCTTCCCACGTTTTGATTGTCTTGTAGTCAACACCCGCTTGTTCGAGAATTTCAGTGTTGTAGAAAGCAAGCGTAGCACCTACGTGATAATCAAAGCCATAAACCTGATCGGCTTTGGAATAAATCTCGACACGTGAAGGAACAACAGCGTCTTTGTATGGTGCAAATACATCATTCAAAGATTCCAGGGGAACGTTGTCACCTTCCAAGAATTTCGGGAATTTACCTAGCTCAATATCCGCGATATCAGGAGCACCTTTTCCGCTTGTAACTGCCAGTAAGAGCTTGTTATGCATATCATCGTAAGGCATAACCGTTACATTTAACTTAATCTGTTTGTCTGGGTTCTGTTGGTTCCATAACCCCAGCATTTTATCCAAATGCTTGCCGTGCAAATCTACGAATGTCCAAAATGATAATTCTGTTGCATTCTCACCGGCATTAGCGCCTAATTGACGTGTTTCCGTTTTTGAACCAGAAGGATTACCACATGCAGTAAAAACAAGTGACATAATAAGGAGTGTAACGATGAAGATTAAAGCACTGCGTTTTTTCATTTGTTCGTCATCCTCTCTTTTGTTATGCATTTGAAAAGTCGGCTGACTAGTTAGTTCTGTTGATTTAAGCGGTTACAATCCATCTTGGCACCACCATCCTTAACATAATTCGAACCTTTCAAAGAAAAGACCCCTTCGCAACAATTTCTTGACTCCACGTTGTAAGCGCTTAATATGCCGTACTATAATATATATGAAATAGGCTTTATATAACCATTTGATTATAAATTCATAAAGTTTATGGGGAGATGTTAGCAAAACAAAAACAGCCGATCACGTAGATCGGCTGCTTTTCTGGGTAATATTGAATTATTGTATCCCGTTACCACAGCCATTTCGCAACCTGACAATTTGTCTTGCTCCAGACATGATTATAATGTAAATTTAATAATACATTTTTAATAAGAATGAATGATAATAAACGAAAGGAATAATTATGGAAATTTATCTCAAGTACTTCTTAATTGGACTAGCTATTGCTATGCCAGTTGGAGCAATCACAGTAGAAATGACGAAACAAGGACTAAAAAATGGATTCGTCCATGGTTGGGCTGTTGGTTTAGGTGGTATGACAATAGACTTCATGCTAATCATGGCATTATACTTTGGTTTTGCGTCTGTTCTCGCGTTGCCCTTTATTCAAATCCCATTATGGACTATAGGTGCCGGGTTTCTTGCTTATTTGGGCTATGACTCGATAAAAAATGCAGATAAAGATATTACACCAGCAAACGAAAAGACTCAGAAATCTTTTTTTAGTACATATCGAAATGGATTGTTGGTTGCAGTCTCACCAGGCAATTTAGTGTTTTGGATTTCTGTATTTGGTGCTGTTTTGTCACAATCGTATAGTTCTTCCAACACAGGCAGTTTCGTGGTTGCAGCAATCGGTGTAATGAGCGGAATTTTAATTCACGATCTAGGCCTCTTATCTATTGTTTCAGTCACAAGAAAAGTAATGAGTCGTCGTATGATTCAAGCGGTATCCGTAATCGCCGGTATTATGCTTATCGGTTTCTCACTCTATTTTCTCTATGAATTTATTGTGAGCATTATTCGATTGTTTTAAAGTTTGCTTCTTTAGGGGTAAGGGGATTTGCTACTTGCGAGTCCCTTTTCCTAAAAAGAAGCTTTCTTATCGAAAAAAGCGTTCAACCCACTATGTGGCTGCCATTGAAGCAGCTTCAATGTTCTACCATGCCGATGAGTTAGCGTCTGTTAATGTGCCGGTATTGACTAGAATGCTTCCTTTCGATTAATCGACATTGGCAATAGGAACAAGTTCTTGTCCCTCGACAATATTTTCTCTATTAAGCGTCAACTATCTTCATGCAATTATTTCCCTTACATATTCAGAGCACTCTTGGACCAAGTCATGTAACTTATTCAAGTCTACACAACGTTTCTCCATCAGTGGGTTATCCCAATCATAATCTTTTATTACAACCACAGCAAATTCCTTCCTATACCAGCCAACATCAATAATAATATTCATTCCATAATTATATCTGACTTGAAAAATATCCTCTTGATCCAGGGATGCCGTTCCATTGTAGGCAACAATTCCTGGCGAGAAATCTATATCATCAAACATTTATTATGCTCCCCTCACTTTGATTTTTTCAGTTACTCGATATGTACCTTGGAATCCTTTCAAGCTTCGATATCTTGAGATTGACCTATTGGTAAGATCATCAATCCTTATGATGATGAAACGTATAGTGCCGATGCTATTAAGATCAATAGGGTAATTTCGCTAACAGAAGTTCGTAAAATGATTCATTCTTTAGATATACATCTAATCGGTAATCGGACTATGTTCTTGTCCCTCGACAACGGTTAATCAATCTTACATGGTCTAAACGTTTCATGAGTAGCTTCATACTCTTCTATTAATCGGATTTTGTTTCCATCAAATCTAATCATTGATATACCATCAAATGAATAAAGTTGTTTTTCTTTTGCTTTAAAATACCATTCTACAAAAAATAAGGTTTCATTTACTTGATGAATATTTTTTATCTTCCATTCTAAGACAACTTGCTTCAGTAACATTTTTTTGATCCACCAATGGATTTCCTCTAAACCCACATACATTGCTCCATAACATTCGCGGTAGGTAATATCATCAGAAAAATACGTATCTAAACATGTGAAATCTCTATTTACCCACATAAAGAAATATTTTTTTATAATTTCTTCTTTCATATGTACTCCTCTATTCTTTAATTAAGCGCTGTTTTTAACTAGTGTTTTGAATCTATTATATCAAATGAACAGAAAATCCCTAAGCAATTCTGAACGCTTAGTGAACAAAAGCAGCTGTTCACGTTGATCAGCTGCTTTCTTGTATTCTTGAGTTATAGTTTCCCGTTAGCGTGAGGATACCGAATCAATTCGAGGGAGCGTAATGAACTACCTCGCCCTTTACGCTCCTTACACATGTCTCCCCTTCTTTTATGAATTTCAAATGATGGGTTCTTGTGGTGTTATATCACCTACTCTGTCCGTCCAAGGAAAAACGAATAACTATCTGCCGCACCTAACTTAGTAGTCTCTGTACGTTCAATAAGTTGTAATGCTCTCAATAAAGACCCGACTTGTTCGTGCATCAGATTCACATCGAATTTATCCATTTCTCTGTCTGCGCTATCTACCAGGAGATAATCTGGCATGGGGATAAGTCCAATCATTGGAATCCCCGCATTGAACAGGGGCTGACTCTCACCAAACAGAAACTTATTATGTCCGCGCAAGATAACGGTCCGGGTGTTATTTCTATCTTCAATAGCTTTCATCCAAATGGCTTCCATTCTTTCATTTCCTGCATAGGTGAATTCTGTGCT
Protein-coding sequences here:
- a CDS encoding paeninodin family lasso peptide, with the protein product METKKTPWQAPKLEVLDVRQQTMAGRGYKQIDWISEHDADLYNPASSS
- a CDS encoding carbohydrate ABC transporter permease; the encoded protein is MGRSQTRSDFISRIVIIGLFIILFVIIMIPFYAVALSSFKPGESLVRYGLNLSLDFEIMSFDNFIFLFTGEHDYFVWFWNSMILTIVQVVLTLFVSAFVAYGFAAYHFKGKNFLFICVLLIMMVPFEILLVPLYSLINDLGMVNSYSAIILPGIANAATIFFFRQYLRSIPKEIIQSGRVDGANEYAIYFRLIMPIMKPSFAAMAILNGMNSWNNLLWPFMVLGDQSKYTLPIGLKTLLTPYGNNYDLLIVGSFFSIVPIFILFIAFQKYFIDGMTAGAVKG
- a CDS encoding extracellular solute-binding protein, whose product is MKKRSALIFIVTLLIMSLVFTACGNPSGSKTETRQLGANAGENATELSFWTFVDLHGKHLDKMLGLWNQQNPDKQIKLNVTVMPYDDMHNKLLLAVTSGKGAPDIADIELGKFPKFLEGDNVPLESLNDVFAPYKDAVVPSRVEIYSKADQVYGFDYHVGATLAFYNTEILEQAGVDYKTIKTWEDYKQAGIQVYEKTGKYLGTADTSASFQASLLLAQQNADFTDENGTPKVNSPEMIKALEMLVDLQKNNVIHTIPGGQPDTEEAKGEYNKGNYASALMPEWYMSRFVNEMKDLKGKYAIAPLPVFEEGNPRSVGLGGTGTVVTKNGKDVQLAKEFVAFAKLSKEATTEIWNTLGFDPINMEVWKDDAVTKNPENEYVQYFKTNAFDTLNEIKDEIQAIKSVKASPTIGNIFNTVTLNAIFEDGQDVKEALDEAQAAIEQELK
- a CDS encoding LysE family transporter, producing the protein MEIYLKYFLIGLAIAMPVGAITVEMTKQGLKNGFVHGWAVGLGGMTIDFMLIMALYFGFASVLALPFIQIPLWTIGAGFLAYLGYDSIKNADKDITPANEKTQKSFFSTYRNGLLVAVSPGNLVFWISVFGAVLSQSYSSSNTGSFVVAAIGVMSGILIHDLGLLSIVSVTRKVMSRRMIQAVSVIAGIMLIGFSLYFLYEFIVSIIRLF
- a CDS encoding nuclear transport factor 2 family protein — translated: MKEEIIKKYFFMWVNRDFTCLDTYFSDDITYRECYGAMYVGLEEIHWWIKKMLLKQVVLEWKIKNIHQVNETLFFVEWYFKAKEKQLYSFDGISMIRFDGNKIRLIEEYEATHETFRPCKID